TATCCTCCTGGGCTTCGGACCCAGGGACGTGGGTTCGATTCCCACTGGGTCCGTCTCTGATCTTCTTCATAACGACTACGGATTGCGGTCAGACCCGTCTGATGCGATATCGGTTGTGACAATTCTCATTCGAAGGTCTATCCTGATTACGGTCAAGCTCCGGCCCGGTTGATAGAAAATATTGCGCTGGATCGGGAGCCTGATTCGGTCGTGCGCGATAAAAAACCGATAAGCATGTGCCGGGAAGGGAACGCTTTTCCCCTCCCAGGCATGCATTGTCAAAAAAATTATTCCAGTTTGATGTAGTTGCCGCTGGTCGTGTAGACGGTCTCTACCTTGGCCCAGGAGTCGTAGGCATCGGGAGCTGTTGCATAGACTCTGATCACGTACTCCCCCTCCGGAAGGTACCGGATATCGAGGTTCCCCGTGCGGGTCTTCATCAGGCTCCCGTCATCGGACCAGTTACTGGTGGAGATGCTGTAGAATTTCGTCCAGGTCTTCTCGCCGTCGTTGGAGTAGGACAGTTCCTCCGTCACCGGGAGGTTCAGGTCCCCGGTGTAGGTGGTGTCCCACTCGATCTCGACGAAGTCCCGGATCGAGTCGGGATTCCTTATGTGCAGGTTGCTCACTTCCAGATTGTAGGTGGTGATGCCGGTCTCATTGAATGCTGCAACGGCTGTGATGTAGGTGTCGGGAAGTTCCAGGAATTCCGTCCCATTGTTGAAGGAGATAGTGGATCCCGAGCCGAAGACGTTGATGTTGCCCTCTTTCAGGACCTTCATCCGGAATGTCGTCTCCCACACCTGGCCTACATGAATGGTCCCGATATTGAAGTCCAGAGTGCGATCGCTCCAGTCCAGGGTCTGGTCGATGCAGTGCTCGGGTATCACCTCATGGGTCTCGTTGTAGCTGTATATCCGCGTCGATTCCGGATTTACATACTGATACTGGAACACATTGTCGCCGGACCAGGAGATGTTGTTGACCATCACGTTGTCGAACGAGAGGCTCATGGCGGTGTTCACCCCGGCCTCCTGCTTCAGGTCCCCGGCAATCGCTTTATAGACGTCCTCGATATTGCTAGCGCTCCCGTTGTAGTACTTGCCTCCGCTGCCCTCTGCAAGGATGCGAAGCGTGTTTCTTCCTCCGGAAGACAGGGAATCCGCATACCCGATGGAGTAGATGATAATATTGTTATTCCTGGCATAATTCGACATATTCTGGTTGCTGGATGTGCCGGTTCCAAGGGAGGTGAATTTATAGTAAGCCGATGTGAGATCGCCAAAATCGTCCGGATCGTAACCCGTATACCCGGTTCCGCGAGCCAGGGGGTCTCCGTAGTAGTTATAGTCGCCATCTGACAGCACCACGACTGCCTTGATCGAACTGGGATTCCCGGAGCTGACCAGATGGTTTATCGATCGATACAGGCCGTACCGCATGGGTGTCGCGTAATCCGGGACGATTCTATCCAGAGCAGTCTTCACAGACGAAAAGTCCGCGCTCAGGGATTTATCGATGGTCGCATATGCCGAATATGTCTTGGGATACACATAGGCGTTGTCGATTTCAGAGGTAGATATTCCAGAGTTGTATCCTGGCCGGGAGATGTAACCGTTCCGTCCGAATGTGACGAGCGCCACGCGGTCCTGGGCGACCATCTCGTCAACGAACACTTTTGCAGCTTCCCGCACCGAGTGCATCCGGTCCGGATCGTCGTAGAGCATGCTCCCGGACCGGTCGATGCACAGCACCACATCGATGGGCTTTGGCTGAAGTGCGTAGCCGTCCCCCTTCAGGCGGATGGTGATGTCTGTTGTGTTGTTCACGGCCACTGTCTGGGGCTGCACGGATGTGTCCACGCTGAGGTAGGGGTAGTTCAGCCACTCGAGTTTGATGCTGCTGACGTTCGAGCGCCATGTCGCCTGAATCCTGCATTCGGCTCTGGATTGGGGATCGAAGCCCACGGAGCCATACTCCTTAAATTCTCCCGGAACGAACCGCACGATGGCGAATCCGTCTTCGTCCGATACAGTGGACGAGTTGAGGAGGTAGGGTTGATGGACCTGCGAGTCCGGGTAGGTGGAAGGAATAAGGACAAAGCTTACTGTCTCGTTCGGTACAGGATTTCCTGCAGAATCCACCACCTTTGCCATGATGTTCGAGGAACTGTTGGGATTCACCTCCAGGCTCGGCATGGACTGCGGGCTTGCAGTGAGCATCATGGAGACGGGATCGGTGTTCACGAACTGGACGACCTGGGAACAGTTCACCTCGGGGTAGACGGCGGATCGGGCTTTAATAGTGATCGTGCCAATCGTGGTCTTCGGGCCGTAGGTGATCATCACGTTCCCCTCGGAGTTCGTCAGGATGGACTTCCCCGGCTCACCCGGCAGCGAGGTCGTGATGTCCAGCTGGTGATGGGCGACCGGATTCATCCAGGCGTCGTGGACATGGAAGGTGACCGTGAATTTGCTCTTGCCGTCGGCAGGCACTTTCGGTGGATCGCCTGCCGGAGATACGTCAGCGATGATGGCGACCGGGCGGTATCCGATACCCGTGATTATCAGATGCTGCTCTCCCACCGAGGCCACCTTGGGGGAGACCACCAGGAAGTGCTCCCCTTCCAGGGAGGAGAGCCGGAGGTTCACGGTGACATTGCCATCCACGGTGACAGGTCTGGTGATTGTCGTAGCCCCGTTCTCGAAGCGTGCTTCACCGCCCGGCGAGGTGACGGTAAACTTCACCTCTTCGGGTGTCAATCCCAGATCCGTCTCACGCACATTGTCAATCCTGTTGCCGTACCTGTCGGCCATGCATATGGTGATGGGTGTAATCGAATCCACAGGTGCGGATGGATTGTACAGCAGGTAGCCGTATTTGTACGGCTCCGCGTGGTCTATCTTTTGCTCGTAGACGTGGTCGATCTGATAGAGTGTGCCGTTCACCATCTTCCGGGCGGCGATGGATACGTTCGCTCTTCCACTGACACTATTCGCGGTGAACAGAGGAACCTGGCCATCCTTGATGGCGAGTCCATCCGGGGACCGCGTGGTGTAGGTGAGCGAACTCACTTTCCCCAGAGTGGGATCCAGGCATTGCAGCGTGACTTCTGCCCCGCTGACCGATTCGTTGTTGATATCGAACACCTGCACGCTGATGCTGGCGGTATTGCCGCCGGCACTGATCCAGGGACTGCTGACGACCATGTGGTGCGGGATCCCTTCGCCAGCTGCAGATGCCGAGGCTGCCAGGACGAAGAGCCCGATGAGCAGCCATGCTACTCTTCCATTCCTCATAGAGAATTCTCCTGATGCTGTACATTAAGTATTGCCATTATATAAATATTACCAATAAAAAAATTTTTTTTATAAGCTTGAATTAGAATAAAGATGGATAATAATTTATTGATTTCAAAATAAATAGTGAAATATTATTCTAAGCAATGATAGAATGATATTTATAGAAAAATGAATATTAATTTCTCTCTCCGTTCTTGCCCGATATTGTCCTATATAAAGACCTTGTTCGTCGGGAACCGATCTGGTCTACGGCGCTCGAGGGTGCAGGACGGATCGATGGAGAAACGATATTTCCGATGGAAAAGCGAGAAAAGTTATTCAATTTTAATATAATCTTTCGGCATACAGGGAACGGCAAACGGCTTGATGTCTTCATCTCTTCCTGCGCCAGAGGCCTCCGCCACCACCCGAATGTCGATCACCCAGGTCTCGGCCATTGTTGGTGGGTAGCAGATAGATGGACTCGGCAGATTGCGCAGATCGAGGCTGTAGGTCTCGTCGGGCCAGGTCCATGGCGGGTCGCCATTCTTCCTATCAGCGACGTTCTCGGTCCAAAGCGCCACGAGTTCCCAGGAGCTGGTGCCATTCTTTCTATAATACAGTTTACGGACAGTATCGTTGGCAGCACCGGAGTACTCAAGGTCCCAGGTCAGGTTGAGATACTCCCTGGGGAGCGGAGCACTATCATCCTGTTCATGCAAGGTGATATCGATATCTCCACTGAGTGGATCGATGACGCTCATATTCGGTATATAGGTGATATCGGCGTTCGGGGGCCTGATGATCTCTGTCTCCGTGCCGTTCACCACGATATTCGAGTTCGGCCCGAAGAGGCTGAATCCCAGCGTCTCGTTCACGGATCCGTTGACCTTCAGCCTGAACCTCGCCTCCCACGTCTCCTTTCTCCGCATCGTGCCGATGACGCTCTCGTCGAAGGTCAGCGTCTGGGAGTTCCTCCATTCATTCGTTTGATTGAGCATGCCATATCTGAAGACCGTCGCTGGTTCATACGGGTCATCTGTCCAGTTATAGTGCCTCCAGTACGTGGAATACCCATCGATGAAGATGTATTCCAGCAGCCCCTGCGTCGAACTCCAGGAAGCCCCGGGATTCGTGATATTCGAGACCAGATTCAGGTGCATCCTGGTATTTATGGTCGCTTGTTTCTGCAATTCTCCGGCAATTGATTCGTAAACATCTGCAATATCAGTTGCACTTCCATCGTAGTACTTGCCGCCCGTACCCTCTGCAAGGATGCGAAGCGTCTCTTTTCCATCATCCGAAATATCATCCGCATACCCGATGGAATAGATGCTAATATTGTTATTTCTAGCGTAATTCGACATGTTCTGGTTACTGGATTGTCCTGATCCGAGGCCTGTAAATCTATAGTAATTTCTCGTCAGGTCACCATAAGATGTCACGGAATTCGTCGAACCCGTGCCCCTTGCCAGTGGATCGCCGTAATAATTGTAGTCGCCGTCCGAGAGGACGATGATGGCTCTTACTGTAGATGAAGAATCTCTTCCGTTCGCAATTATCTCATTGATCGCTTTATAAACACCGAATCGAAGGGGTGTACCGCCGGAGGGGACCATTCCATTGATGGATGTATTGATCGTTGATGTTGAGGATGAGAGATGCTGCTCCACAACTGCATAGTCATCGTAATCCTTGGGATTTTCAGGATAATGTGCGAGTACATATTGGTGATGGTTCGAAGAACTACTATAGCTGCTGGGTGTACAATCATAGTAATTGTCCCTTCCTACCCACCACCAGCCGGGATTGTTACTCAGGGGCGAGCTGCCGGTCTGGCCTCCATAAATATTATTCCAATTCCAACTACTATAACTCCTCGTGGGTGCAATTTTTGCCCATCCTTCTGTCCCGAATGAAACGAGTCCGATATGGTCTTCAGCAGGGCCCACATCCATCGTTGTGACGAATGCATAGGATGCATCCATCACCGGGATCATCCTGTCCGGGTAGTCCTTCAGCATGCTCCCCGATCGGTCGGTGCACAGCACCACATCAATCGGTATCTTTTCTTTCAGTTCCGGCCCGTCTCCGATCAGCCTGACGGTCACATCGAAGTACGGGTCGGTGCTGTTGATTACGGTTTTAGATACATCTGTCTCGACCCGGAGGTAGAGGTAATTCCTCCAGGTCAGGGTCGTCGGTTCGGAGAGATCGTTCCAGGTCGCTCTCACGACGCAGGATGCAATCGCATCGGGAAGATACCCCTCCTCCCCCTCTACGGCAAATCTCCCGGGTATGAAGGGGACGCTCGCATAGCCATCGTCTCCCGTCGTATTTGTGTCTGTCAATTGTCCGTTGGAGAACTTCGGCATTTCCGTCTGGGTAAAGTTGCCCGCCTCGATATTCTCGATAGAGAACGACACCTCCTCTCCTCGAATCGGGTGACCGGCGCGATCGACCAGCCGGGCCCGGATCTCCGAGGTCGTAGCATCATTCAGGTCGAGGCTCTGCATGTTGTCGGGACTGGCCGTGAGCAGCAGAGACGCAGGATCGCTGCTGGTGAACTCCACCCTCTGGGTGCACGTGATACTGGTATTGTCCATCACCGTGGCAGTGATGTTGAGAGTTCCCGTGCTCCTCTTCGGGCCGTAGCGCATCATCGCGCGGCCCATGGAATCGGTTGTTAGAGACGCCCTCTCTCCAAGTGTTGTTGTTATCTCAATTTTTTGGTTCGGGGACGGATTCGACCACCGATCCCGGAGCACGTAGGTCGCCTCAAGCGTATGGTGGTTATCCGCTGGCAGGATCGAAGGGTCGGGATCGTAGGTCGGCTCGATAGAGACAGGGTCTGAGCCGTGGGTGATGATGTCGATCCAGCGATCGTCCACCCCGGCTGGAGCATCGATCAGTACGATGTTATCGCCGGCAACGGTATCCACGTGCAGATCAACGGCAGCATACCCGTCTGCATCGGTGATGCTCTTATCGAACACGCCCCCGCTGCCGACAAACCGGGCATTCCCCTTCGGCGACGATACGGTAAACGTGAAATTGGAGTTCATCACCGGATTGTTGAACTTGTCCACGACGCGCACCCGGATGGGAGTCGTGTCGTTCACCACGATCTCCTGCTCGTAGTGCAGATCGGCAATCCGGTACGCTTCTCCGTGAACTAGGTCGATCGTTGTCTCACTGGAGGCGAAATCCGAAACGCCGTCCGTGACATTTACAAATATCTTTGCTTTTCCGCTTGTTTTGTTGGCAGTAAACGTGGCATACGCAGGACTCAGTGAAAACGACGATGGAGCAACCTTTCCCATCGCAGGGTTATCCAGTACGATCTGCCCGCTCAACGGGCTCGTGTAGTTGCTGACGGCAATTCTGATCGTCGTGTTGTCCACGCCATCCGCCGTAAGCTGCGACTTTTCCGGCTCGATCTGGATATCTGCAGACGTAAGAGCAGAACATGCAGTGACCAGCAGCGCACATGCGATAGCTACAAAGACGATCTTATTGACTGACACATCACCCACCTTCCAGTATATGGATATATTCAGATAATCCTATATTTATTAATTTGCTTTCTTTAAACCGGGTATCTCTGGAATAACGGACTGGATGCATATTTAAGGTGCATTAATTGCTCTAAATTGAAATTTAACTGGAATACATTGCTGCTAATAAAAATAGTGATAAATGAAAAATTTACTGCTGCCTGCACCTCGCCCCCCGCATCAGCCCAGTCGCCGACGGGGCCGCCTGCCCTTCTTATCGCCGTAGATCTTCCGCACCCCGACGTACACCACGCCCAGGGCGACGAGCCCGATCAGCCCGGCCAGCAGCACCGTCACGTCGAACTCCCTCTCCAGGACGATCGTGATAGTGTGGTCCGAGGCGCCGAACGGGATCTCGCCCTGCACCGAGGCCGGGCGATACCCTTCGAGTGCGGCGG
The sequence above is a segment of the Methanomicrobiales archaeon genome. Coding sequences within it:
- a CDS encoding VWA domain-containing protein — translated: MRNGRVAWLLIGLFVLAASASAAGEGIPHHMVVSSPWISAGGNTASISVQVFDINNESVSGAEVTLQCLDPTLGKVSSLTYTTRSPDGLAIKDGQVPLFTANSVSGRANVSIAARKMVNGTLYQIDHVYEQKIDHAEPYKYGYLLYNPSAPVDSITPITICMADRYGNRIDNVRETDLGLTPEEVKFTVTSPGGEARFENGATTITRPVTVDGNVTVNLRLSSLEGEHFLVVSPKVASVGEQHLIITGIGYRPVAIIADVSPAGDPPKVPADGKSKFTVTFHVHDAWMNPVAHHQLDITTSLPGEPGKSILTNSEGNVMITYGPKTTIGTITIKARSAVYPEVNCSQVVQFVNTDPVSMMLTASPQSMPSLEVNPNSSSNIMAKVVDSAGNPVPNETVSFVLIPSTYPDSQVHQPYLLNSSTVSDEDGFAIVRFVPGEFKEYGSVGFDPQSRAECRIQATWRSNVSSIKLEWLNYPYLSVDTSVQPQTVAVNNTTDITIRLKGDGYALQPKPIDVVLCIDRSGSMLYDDPDRMHSVREAAKVFVDEMVAQDRVALVTFGRNGYISRPGYNSGISTSEIDNAYVYPKTYSAYATIDKSLSADFSSVKTALDRIVPDYATPMRYGLYRSINHLVSSGNPSSIKAVVVLSDGDYNYYGDPLARGTGYTGYDPDDFGDLTSAYYKFTSLGTGTSSNQNMSNYARNNNIIIYSIGYADSLSSGGRNTLRILAEGSGGKYYNGSASNIEDVYKAIAGDLKQEAGVNTAMSLSFDNVMVNNISWSGDNVFQYQYVNPESTRIYSYNETHEVIPEHCIDQTLDWSDRTLDFNIGTIHVGQVWETTFRMKVLKEGNINVFGSGSTISFNNGTEFLELPDTYITAVAAFNETGITTYNLEVSNLHIRNPDSIRDFVEIEWDTTYTGDLNLPVTEELSYSNDGEKTWTKFYSISTSNWSDDGSLMKTRTGNLDIRYLPEGEYVIRVYATAPDAYDSWAKVETVYTTSGNYIKLE